The Martelella endophytica genome contains the following window.
GGTCGAAAACGACAATATCGGCTACATCCGGCTGACCACCTTCATGAACGAGAAGCTCGATGACAGCCTCAACGAGGCGATCGAGGAGATCAAGAAAGAGGTGCCCGAGGACCAGCTGAAGGGCTATATCCTCGACCTGCGCCTGAACCCCGGCGGCTTCCTGAACCAGGCTGTTGCCGTGGCCGATACCTTCCTCGACGAGGGCGAGGTGGTTTCCACCCGCGGCCGCAACGCCGAGGAAACCCGCCGCTTTAACGCCGGCCCTGGCGACCTCACCGACGGCAAGCCGCTGATCGTTCTGGTCAATGGCGGTTCGGCATCGGCATCGGAAATCGTCGCCGGCGCGCTGCATGACCTGAAGCGCGCGACGCTGGTCGGCACCCGCACCTTCGGCAAGGGCTCGGTCCAGACCATCGTTCCGCTTGGCGAGGACGGCTCCTTGAGGCTGACGACGGCGCTCTACTACACGCCGTCGGGCACCTCTATCCAGGGCACCGGCATCGAGCCCGACATCATTGTCGAGCAGAAGCTTCCGGAAGACCTCGAAGGCCTGATCCGGCCGGAGGGTGAATCGACGCTGCGTGGCCACATCCAGGGCGACAAGGAAACCGACGAGGGCTCCGGCTCGGTCGCCTATGTCCCGCGCGACATCGAGGACGACCTCCAGCTCAAATATGCCATCGACCTGATGGAGGGCACGGAGAAGAACGACGCCTATCCGGCCGACCCCGCCAAGGCCGTCGAAAAGCTCCAGGCCGCCAAGAAGGCGGACGAGGCCAAGGCCGAGCCCGAAAAGGCAAACTGATGGACAAGAAGAAGGCCGGGTTTCCCCGGCCTTTTTTTTGCGCTCCGCTGACGCTGGCGCGCTATCGCTTCGGACGACCTAACCCGGCCGCCCCGAGGGGGCGAACTGGGCGACGAGCGTGTGCATGTCGCCGGGATAGGTGAGGTTGACCTGGGTGATCGAACCGGTGGTGTTCCAGGTGCGCCGGGCGACCACGAGACACGGCGTGCCCTCGCGCAGGTCCAGCAACTCGGCTTCCGCCCGCCCGGCGGCTGTGGCGTTGATGCGGTGTTCGGCGGCGCTCCAGGGCACCTGTTCAAGAAGCCAGGTTCCGGGCGGCGATTTCGAGAAATCGGTTTGCCGCGCCTGCGGCACCTCCGCGAGGTTGATGAGACGGTCCTCCAAGCAGAAGGGCCGACTGCCGGCGACGTGCAGACTGCGCAGATGCAGAAGCTCCTCCGGCCTCTCAAGCATGAGTCGCCGTCGGTCCGCTGCATCGGCGCTGCGGATGGCGCTTTCAATCGGGCGGAAATCATAGGCAAGACCAAGCGCCCGCACCTCGCGCTCAAGCTGATGGATCTCCATGACGGCGGAGAGCACTTCCGGCTGGCGGACATAGGAGCCGGACTTGCGGCGCCGCTCGATCAGCCCCTTGCGGACGAGTTCCGAAAGCGCCTTGTTGACCGTCATGCGCGAGCAGCCGTAATGGGCCGTCAGCTCGTGCTCGAAGGGAATGCGGGTGCCCGGCGGCCACTCGCCGGAGAGGATACGGTCCTCCACCTCCCGTTCGATGCGGGCATGCAGCGCCAGCGGGCGGCTCTCCTTCCCCTCGGCCATCCGCCTATCCCTGGCTCGCCGCGGCAATCACCTCGGCGCGGATTTCCTCGGTCAGCTTCATCCTCAGCTTGGCAAACTCCGGATCGGCCTTGAGGCGATAGTCGCGTGGGTGGGCGAAATCAACGGGCGTGACCGACGAGATCCGTCCCGGCCGCGCCGACATGGTGACGACGCGCGATGCCATGAACACCGCCTCCTCGATATCGTGGGTGACGAAGATCACCGTCTTCTTGTCCCGCTCCCAGATGCCGAGCAGAAGCTCCTGCATCAGTCCGCGGGTCTGATTGTCGAGCGCGCCGAAGGGCTCATCAAGCAGCAGGATCTTCGGATCATTGGCAAGCGCCCGGGCGATGGCCGTCCTCTGCTGCATGCCGCCGGAAAGCTGTTTCGGCCAGTGATCGGCGAAGGCCGAAAGGCCGACGCGATCGAGATAGAGATCGACCGTTTCCTTGATGGCCGAAGCCTTCATGCCCTTTTCGCGCAGGCCGAAGCCGACATTCTCGCGGATCGTCAGCCAGGGAAATAGCGTGTAGGACTGGAACACCATGCCACGATCGGCCCCCGGCCCCCTGATCTCCTTACCATCCAGATAGACAGCGCCAGTGGTCGGCCTGTCGAGGCCGGCGACGATGCGCAGAAGCGTCGACTTGCCACAGCCGGACGGGCCAAGGATGGTGACGAAATCGTTCTTTTCGAGCGTCAGGTCGGTCGGCGACAGCGCCTGCACCGGCTTTGAGCCCCGACGGCCGGGAAAGACACGCGAAATGCCTTTGACTTCGAGTTCCGGCGCGCTCATGCGAACCTCCAGGCAAAAAGATGGCGGTTCACCATCTTGAAGGCGAAATCGGAGATGAGGCCGATCACACCGATG
Protein-coding sequences here:
- the hutC gene encoding histidine utilization repressor; this encodes MAEGKESRPLALHARIEREVEDRILSGEWPPGTRIPFEHELTAHYGCSRMTVNKALSELVRKGLIERRRKSGSYVRQPEVLSAVMEIHQLEREVRALGLAYDFRPIESAIRSADAADRRRLMLERPEELLHLRSLHVAGSRPFCLEDRLINLAEVPQARQTDFSKSPPGTWLLEQVPWSAAEHRINATAAGRAEAELLDLREGTPCLVVARRTWNTTGSITQVNLTYPGDMHTLVAQFAPSGRPG
- a CDS encoding ABC transporter ATP-binding protein, translating into MSAPELEVKGISRVFPGRRGSKPVQALSPTDLTLEKNDFVTILGPSGCGKSTLLRIVAGLDRPTTGAVYLDGKEIRGPGADRGMVFQSYTLFPWLTIRENVGFGLREKGMKASAIKETVDLYLDRVGLSAFADHWPKQLSGGMQQRTAIARALANDPKILLLDEPFGALDNQTRGLMQELLLGIWERDKKTVIFVTHDIEEAVFMASRVVTMSARPGRISSVTPVDFAHPRDYRLKADPEFAKLRMKLTEEIRAEVIAAASQG
- a CDS encoding S41 family peptidase; the protein is MIRRATLLLAGVVIGASATGILISADIPARAASDDTTYHEMSLFGDVFERVRSQYVSPPDEKKMIQDAINGMLNGLDPHSSYMTAEESTEMRDQSKGEFGGLGIEVTMEDDVVKVVAPIDDTPASNAGVLTGDKIIEIDGESVRGMTLNDAVDRMRGEVGEPIDITILRDGVTKPIEMTIVRGIIPVQSVKWRVENDNIGYIRLTTFMNEKLDDSLNEAIEEIKKEVPEDQLKGYILDLRLNPGGFLNQAVAVADTFLDEGEVVSTRGRNAEETRRFNAGPGDLTDGKPLIVLVNGGSASASEIVAGALHDLKRATLVGTRTFGKGSVQTIVPLGEDGSLRLTTALYYTPSGTSIQGTGIEPDIIVEQKLPEDLEGLIRPEGESTLRGHIQGDKETDEGSGSVAYVPRDIEDDLQLKYAIDLMEGTEKNDAYPADPAKAVEKLQAAKKADEAKAEPEKAN